One genomic region from Cyanobium usitatum str. Tous encodes:
- a CDS encoding glycosyltransferase family protein, with protein sequence MAAGPVARIGGHSWPAMRHLDLLIAAPADPAAQAGWGDVHFARGLQLGLQSLGLSSRLLCRDSHQSSPPPPDGSGLLVLRGKYAPPLAWLERQPYVQRALWLISWPLNPTPAELASYDRLFVASAQDTPRIAHLSGRPTSTLLQASGFQHYGRPEPASGGLLFVGNTRGVNRPIVRAFHQAGLPLDLIGAGWEQLGLQAQASSIANAQLPARYRRALAVLNDHHQAMLDYGYLNNRVFDVLACGVPVITDGAPGCPPELMPAVVCHRPGSDPCVSLELATALRAQPLLLSQVARTVRQEHSFVARARQLLAELVQA encoded by the coding sequence ATGGCAGCCGGGCCAGTGGCGAGAATAGGTGGCCACAGCTGGCCCGCCATGCGGCACCTCGACCTGCTGATCGCCGCGCCGGCCGATCCGGCCGCCCAGGCGGGCTGGGGTGATGTGCATTTCGCCCGGGGGCTGCAACTCGGCCTGCAAAGCCTGGGGCTGAGCTCCCGCCTGCTCTGCCGCGACAGCCACCAGAGCAGTCCGCCGCCGCCGGATGGGAGTGGCCTGCTGGTGCTGCGCGGCAAGTACGCCCCGCCCCTGGCCTGGCTAGAGCGCCAGCCCTACGTGCAAAGGGCCCTGTGGCTGATCAGCTGGCCCCTCAACCCCACCCCCGCGGAACTGGCCTCCTACGACCGGCTGTTTGTCGCCAGTGCCCAGGACACGCCCCGCATCGCCCACCTGAGCGGCCGCCCCACCAGCACCCTGCTCCAGGCCAGCGGCTTCCAGCACTACGGCCGGCCGGAACCCGCGAGCGGCGGGCTGCTGTTTGTGGGCAACACCCGCGGCGTCAACCGGCCGATCGTGCGCGCCTTCCACCAGGCTGGCCTGCCCCTAGACCTAATCGGCGCCGGTTGGGAACAGCTGGGCCTGCAGGCCCAGGCCAGCAGCATCGCCAACGCCCAGCTGCCGGCGCGCTACCGCCGCGCCCTGGCCGTGCTCAACGACCACCACCAGGCCATGCTGGATTACGGCTACCTCAACAACCGGGTCTTCGACGTGTTGGCCTGTGGAGTGCCGGTGATCACCGATGGGGCACCAGGCTGCCCGCCGGAGCTGATGCCGGCCGTGGTGTGCCATCGGCCCGGCAGCGATCCATGCGTCAGCCTGGAGCTGGCAACCGCCCTGCGCGCCCAG
- a CDS encoding glycosyltransferase family A protein, which produces MSLITAHLPSAQGDSIHLGLNRCQLVRKLFALPGVRRYGFASGCDQALLLRADPSLWPQRLGPSLIDLEGQLGDPALLLALPLAWSRGLVQPAEAPPLQALLQAGATPLALDAWPELELSEQPQAQLLPSALALLLAPYRALLAAAEPLEPAAALQLLQLECQLRRQLAAGCWPAPAALGRPLPLARWLVAPPAEAAALQRLSDQLVALLHLLPAAEQPAYAHSLQALLLAGLEQAEPQPWLRLLEALVGGINSRQSELVAVAADLRRAGLERGAALDDPGERGLALMRLLQAPLAEERPGWLAALAGAIDALVLAIGVAAEAGEREQKRALQRQLEAIVLSGSTNLPLLQALLPQLAPETGYRLPSLLPPAACLVLVKGVLLLGDPAIARLDRPWRRALLALLERGLPRLWWQADLLQKLLHDLRRFPLHTTWLQADNAELLPALVQLHSRGVAPPPPNNGPEPLQLRPLAPEELPGEPEDPRRLLRLQLTLLLRLVTGEEERGALLRLASAAGKTPLLRLLDGEDEEALVLAVAAGLPSRAVGLARLAAERAGVQELLPLLLPLTGGVQAVFAACLAQWRQMLPVAAERVTLPITVLFTCHRPRLELLRQALESVALQSVAVVEVLVVDDGTPEPEAAALAALLEQAAAELDLPLRLLRQERNQGQYACRNLAIEQMAGEALAIHDDDDLSHPLRLELQWQALQQGAAAVYGRHGRLDEASGAPQADGDGGGFFGDGITTLLLRRATALELGGFYSVRSRGDVDFRRRLEQRYGAAKVVRLQAPLYLMRGSATTVSSAYEYGCSLGLTSWRRLMRQGLLP; this is translated from the coding sequence ATGTCGCTGATCACCGCGCACCTGCCATCTGCCCAAGGGGATTCAATCCACCTGGGCCTCAACCGCTGCCAGCTGGTGCGCAAGCTCTTCGCGCTTCCAGGGGTGCGGCGCTATGGATTTGCAAGCGGCTGTGATCAGGCCCTGCTGCTGCGGGCTGATCCAAGCCTCTGGCCCCAGCGGCTGGGTCCCTCCCTGATCGACCTGGAGGGCCAGCTCGGCGATCCGGCGTTGCTGCTAGCCCTGCCTTTGGCCTGGAGTCGGGGCCTGGTGCAGCCCGCAGAGGCGCCGCCGCTTCAGGCGCTGCTGCAGGCGGGCGCCACCCCGCTGGCTCTCGATGCCTGGCCCGAGCTCGAGCTCTCTGAGCAGCCGCAAGCCCAGCTGCTCCCCTCCGCCCTGGCGCTGCTGCTGGCCCCCTACCGCGCCCTGCTGGCCGCCGCCGAACCCCTGGAGCCGGCCGCCGCCCTGCAGCTATTGCAGCTGGAGTGCCAACTGCGTCGCCAGCTTGCCGCTGGCTGCTGGCCTGCCCCCGCTGCCCTGGGCCGGCCCCTGCCCCTGGCTCGCTGGCTGGTCGCCCCCCCGGCGGAAGCCGCTGCCCTGCAGCGCCTGAGCGACCAGCTGGTGGCCTTGCTGCACCTGCTGCCGGCGGCCGAGCAGCCCGCCTACGCCCACAGCTTGCAAGCACTGCTGCTGGCGGGTTTGGAGCAGGCCGAGCCCCAACCCTGGCTGCGGCTACTGGAGGCGCTGGTGGGCGGGATAAATAGCCGCCAGAGCGAGCTGGTGGCGGTGGCGGCTGATCTGCGCCGGGCCGGGCTGGAGCGGGGCGCGGCCCTGGATGATCCCGGCGAGCGGGGTCTGGCGTTGATGCGTTTGCTGCAGGCGCCCTTGGCAGAGGAGCGGCCTGGCTGGCTGGCGGCCCTGGCCGGCGCCATCGATGCCCTGGTGCTGGCGATCGGTGTGGCGGCCGAGGCGGGTGAGCGAGAGCAGAAGCGGGCTTTGCAGCGCCAGCTGGAGGCGATCGTGCTCAGCGGCAGCACCAACCTGCCGCTGCTGCAGGCCCTGCTGCCGCAGCTGGCGCCAGAAACTGGCTACCGCCTGCCCAGCTTGCTGCCTCCGGCTGCCTGCCTGGTGCTGGTGAAGGGGGTGCTGCTGCTGGGCGACCCGGCAATCGCCCGGCTGGATCGGCCCTGGCGGCGGGCCCTGCTGGCGCTACTGGAGCGGGGGCTACCGCGGCTGTGGTGGCAGGCGGATCTGCTGCAGAAGCTGCTGCACGACCTGCGCCGCTTCCCCCTGCACACCACTTGGCTGCAGGCCGACAACGCCGAGCTGCTGCCGGCCCTGGTGCAGCTGCATAGCCGCGGCGTGGCGCCGCCACCGCCAAACAATGGCCCCGAGCCGCTGCAGCTGCGCCCCCTGGCGCCGGAGGAGTTGCCTGGCGAGCCGGAGGATCCGCGCCGGCTGCTGCGCCTGCAGCTCACCCTGCTGCTGCGCTTGGTGACGGGTGAGGAGGAGCGTGGCGCCCTGCTGCGCCTGGCCAGCGCTGCCGGCAAAACGCCCCTGTTGCGGCTGCTCGATGGCGAAGACGAAGAGGCCCTGGTGCTGGCGGTAGCAGCCGGCCTGCCCAGCCGGGCGGTGGGCTTGGCGCGGCTGGCGGCGGAGCGGGCCGGCGTGCAGGAGCTACTGCCGTTGTTGCTACCCCTTACCGGCGGCGTGCAGGCCGTGTTTGCCGCCTGCCTGGCCCAGTGGCGCCAAATGTTGCCGGTGGCGGCGGAGCGAGTCACTTTGCCGATCACGGTGCTGTTTACCTGCCACCGGCCGCGGCTGGAGCTGCTGCGCCAAGCCCTCGAATCGGTGGCCCTGCAGAGCGTGGCGGTGGTGGAGGTGCTGGTGGTAGACGACGGCACGCCGGAGCCCGAGGCGGCTGCCCTGGCGGCGTTGCTGGAGCAGGCCGCCGCCGAGCTGGATCTGCCGCTGCGGCTGCTGCGCCAAGAGCGCAACCAGGGCCAGTACGCCTGCCGCAACCTGGCGATTGAGCAGATGGCGGGCGAGGCCCTGGCGATTCACGACGACGACGACCTCTCCCATCCCCTGCGCCTGGAGCTGCAGTGGCAGGCGCTGCAGCAGGGGGCGGCGGCGGTGTATGGCCGCCATGGGCGCCTGGATGAGGCCAGCGGCGCACCCCAGGCCGATGGCGATGGCGGTGGCTTCTTCGGTGATGGCATCACCACCCTGTTGCTGCGCAGGGCTACGGCGCTGGAGCTGGGCGGCTTTTATTCGGTGCGCTCCCGCGGTGATGTGGACTTCCGCCGCCGGCTGGAGCAGCGCTATGGGGCGGCCAAGGTGGTGCGGTTGCAGGCGCCGCTGTATCTGATGCGGGGCTCTGCGACCACGGTGTCGTCGGCCTATGAATACGGCTGCAGCCTGGGGCTAACGAGCTGGCGGCGGCTGATGCGCCAGGGGCTGCTTCCGTGA
- a CDS encoding type II toxin-antitoxin system Y4mF family antitoxin — MAAPLSIDPDREQCSRIPPELAIASAGALGAALRRSRKALGLTQAELALAAGVGLRFVGEVEAGKASVQLEQLLRVIDALGGTLLLRDAAGSPDA; from the coding sequence ATGGCCGCGCCACTCTCTATTGATCCCGATCGGGAACAATGCAGCCGGATTCCGCCTGAGCTGGCTATCGCTTCGGCGGGGGCGCTAGGTGCGGCTCTGCGCCGTAGCCGCAAAGCGCTTGGGCTTACCCAGGCGGAACTGGCTTTGGCGGCTGGTGTGGGCCTGCGCTTTGTGGGGGAGGTGGAAGCGGGCAAAGCATCGGTGCAACTGGAGCAGCTGCTGCGGGTGATCGATGCCCTCGGCGGCACCCTGTTGCTGCGCGATGCAGCCGGGTCGCCAGACGCATGA
- a CDS encoding HipA N-terminal domain-containing protein, which produces MTAADTMELGVWLLGERAGTLGLKNGRLRFRYEARWLQKPGATPLSQSLPLLAEPFEDQACRPFFAGLLPEGELRRRIAAQCQISYANDFGLLAVIGGDCAGAVSLEPGDPATAVAAVEWLEPDQLIVLLAELPQRPMLAQRDGLRLSLAGAQRRRCQYPHP; this is translated from the coding sequence ATGACGGCAGCAGACACCATGGAGCTGGGCGTGTGGTTGCTGGGCGAGCGTGCAGGAACGCTGGGGCTCAAAAACGGTCGGCTTCGGTTTCGATACGAGGCGCGTTGGTTGCAAAAGCCAGGCGCGACGCCTCTCTCGCAGAGCCTGCCGCTGCTGGCCGAGCCCTTCGAGGATCAGGCCTGCCGCCCTTTTTTTGCTGGCTTACTGCCTGAAGGGGAGCTGAGGCGGAGAATTGCCGCGCAGTGCCAGATCTCCTACGCGAATGACTTCGGCCTGCTGGCAGTCATTGGGGGTGACTGTGCCGGGGCGGTGAGCCTGGAGCCTGGGGATCCAGCCACCGCGGTTGCCGCGGTGGAATGGCTTGAGCCGGATCAGCTGATCGTCCTGCTGGCTGAATTACCTCAGCGACCGATGCTGGCTCAACGCGATGGCCTGCGGCTCTCGCTTGCCGGCGCCCAGAGGCGCCGCTGCCAGTACCCACATCCTTAA
- a CDS encoding HipA domain-containing protein, with translation MACGSRLPAPRGAAASTHILKPAIAAVERSVINEAFCMALAKVMGLQVADTEILMAGDQQILLVRRYDRCKDANDQWLRLHQEDFCQALGVPPDLKYQNEGGPDLQACFALLRRATKPSAPEVIRLLDAVVFNALIGNHDAHAKNFSLLYGSRGATLAPLYDLLSTAVYPTLTTKMAMKLGSKYSFAEVQVRHWELFAVAAGLSKAQTRKRLVRMAEQLPSSARRLQTKSSYRDHALIERIACLIEQRCELSLSRFNAD, from the coding sequence ATGGCCTGCGGCTCTCGCTTGCCGGCGCCCAGAGGCGCCGCTGCCAGTACCCACATCCTTAAGCCGGCTATTGCGGCGGTGGAACGCAGCGTGATCAACGAAGCGTTCTGCATGGCGCTGGCCAAGGTGATGGGCCTGCAGGTGGCAGACACGGAGATCCTGATGGCTGGAGATCAACAGATCCTGCTGGTGCGTCGCTACGACCGCTGCAAAGACGCCAATGATCAATGGCTGCGCCTGCATCAGGAAGATTTCTGCCAGGCGCTGGGTGTGCCGCCGGATCTGAAATATCAGAATGAGGGAGGTCCGGATCTTCAGGCCTGCTTTGCACTGCTGCGCCGAGCTACCAAGCCCAGTGCTCCAGAGGTGATACGCCTTTTGGATGCGGTGGTGTTTAACGCCCTGATCGGAAATCACGACGCCCACGCTAAAAACTTTTCGCTTCTCTATGGATCGCGTGGAGCAACCCTCGCGCCGCTTTACGACCTTTTGAGCACAGCGGTGTACCCGACACTCACCACAAAGATGGCGATGAAGCTGGGTAGCAAATACAGCTTTGCGGAGGTTCAGGTACGCCATTGGGAGCTGTTTGCTGTAGCGGCAGGGTTGTCCAAGGCCCAGACCAGGAAAAGGCTGGTGCGCATGGCGGAGCAACTTCCCTCGAGCGCCCGTCGGCTGCAAACTAAATCTTCTTATCGAGATCACGCACTGATCGAACGAATTGCTTGCCTGATCGAGCAGCGTTGCGAGCTCTCATTGAGTCGCTTTAACGCTGACTGA
- a CDS encoding nucleotidyltransferase substrate binding protein, whose amino-acid sequence MAEDIRWQQGFSNYRRALAQLETFLEPPRLTEREQLGLIKAYEYTFELAWNTLREAFRLGLIEEGEAWMLMIQGRNLTSHTYNRATAEAVAVDDLLLPWRVDLALRHELPDDLEAHVQRVGRCLWRKACRPSVNA is encoded by the coding sequence ATGGCAGAAGACATCCGCTGGCAGCAAGGCTTCAGCAATTACCGCCGGGCACTGGCCCAGCTGGAGACTTTTCTGGAGCCGCCCAGGCTTACCGAACGCGAGCAGCTGGGGTTGATCAAGGCCTACGAATACACGTTTGAACTTGCTTGGAACACCCTGCGAGAGGCCTTTCGCCTCGGGCTGATTGAGGAAGGTGAGGCCTGGATGCTGATGATTCAGGGCCGCAATCTCACCAGCCACACCTATAACCGCGCCACAGCCGAGGCCGTCGCCGTGGACGACCTGCTGCTGCCCTGGCGGGTGGATCTGGCTCTGCGCCATGAGCTGCCAGACGATCTGGAGGCCCATGTGCAGCGGGTGGGCCGCTGCCTTTGGAGGAAGGCCTGCAGACCATCGGTGAATGCTTAG
- a CDS encoding AbrB/MazE/SpoVT family DNA-binding domain-containing protein, with amino-acid sequence MDALLTLSSKGQLVIPARLRQLLGLQPGDRLALSLEADGLRLVPEDREKSRSARALIGCAGYQGPPLSLEQMDPARFAEA; translated from the coding sequence ATGGATGCGCTGCTCACCCTGTCATCCAAGGGCCAGCTGGTGATCCCGGCACGGTTGCGTCAGCTATTGGGTTTACAGCCAGGCGATCGGCTGGCGTTGAGCCTGGAGGCTGATGGGCTGCGCCTGGTTCCCGAGGACCGCGAAAAAAGCCGCTCTGCCCGCGCCTTGATCGGCTGCGCTGGATACCAGGGGCCACCGTTGAGCTTGGAGCAGATGGATCCGGCACGCTTCGCCGAAGCATGA
- a CDS encoding type II toxin-antitoxin system VapC family toxin → MSLPVALDTNVLVRLLVNDDPAQAEQAAALIDASAACFVPITVALELEWVLRGAYKLSREAVITAFEGLLAIRHLHVEQEELVRRALEWHRQGMDFADALHLARSEGCGALISFDRQLALVAGRLNLQPTVKNP, encoded by the coding sequence ATGAGTTTGCCTGTGGCGCTCGACACCAACGTGCTGGTGCGCCTGCTGGTGAACGACGATCCGGCTCAGGCTGAGCAGGCGGCAGCGCTGATCGATGCCAGCGCCGCCTGTTTTGTGCCGATCACCGTGGCCCTGGAGCTGGAGTGGGTGCTGCGTGGTGCCTACAAATTGTCTCGTGAAGCCGTGATCACGGCTTTTGAGGGACTACTCGCCATTCGCCATCTCCATGTGGAGCAGGAAGAGCTCGTGAGGCGAGCCTTGGAGTGGCACCGGCAGGGCATGGACTTTGCCGATGCGCTCCATCTGGCTCGAAGCGAGGGCTGTGGGGCTTTGATCAGCTTCGATCGGCAACTGGCCCTGGTGGCTGGGCGGCTGAACCTTCAGCCAACAGTCAAGAACCCTTGA
- a CDS encoding PIN domain-containing protein produces the protein MFHQLLRTDAYLAAVAMANGWRLVSFDRDFERFEGLERLALPGAQA, from the coding sequence GTGTTTCACCAGCTGCTGCGCACCGATGCCTACCTGGCCGCCGTGGCGATGGCCAATGGATGGCGGCTGGTGAGTTTCGATCGCGATTTTGAGCGATTTGAAGGTCTGGAGCGGTTGGCTCTACCAGGAGCACAGGCGTAA
- the gmd gene encoding GDP-mannose 4,6-dehydratase, which yields MKTALITGITGQDGSYLAELLLEKGYLVHGIKRRASSFNTTRIDHLYQDPHELDQRLVLHYGDLTDSTNLIRIIQQVQPDEIYNLGAQSHVAVSFEAPEYTANSDALGTLRILEAVRMLGLSAKTRIYQASTSELYGLVQEIPQKETTPFYPRSPYGVAKLYAYWITVNYREAYGMYACNGILFNHESPRRGETFVTRKITRGLARINEGLEDCLYMGNLDSLRDWGHARDYVEMQWRMLQQPGTPEDFVIATGRQESVRRFIELAAAELGWGAIEWQGSGIEEVGRRSSGEVVVRIDPRYFRPAEVETLLGDPTKAWEKRVWTPPSTGFGGFGLQAA from the coding sequence ATGAAAACCGCCCTGATCACTGGTATTACAGGGCAGGACGGCTCTTACCTGGCGGAACTGTTGCTGGAGAAGGGCTACCTGGTGCACGGCATCAAGCGCCGGGCCAGCAGCTTCAACACCACACGGATTGATCACCTCTACCAGGATCCGCACGAACTTGATCAGCGCCTAGTGCTCCACTACGGCGATCTAACGGACAGCACAAACCTGATCCGGATCATTCAGCAGGTGCAGCCCGATGAGATCTACAACCTGGGCGCCCAGAGCCATGTGGCGGTGAGCTTCGAGGCGCCGGAATACACGGCCAACAGCGACGCCCTCGGCACCCTGCGGATTCTGGAAGCCGTGCGGATGCTGGGGCTCAGCGCCAAAACTCGGATCTACCAGGCCAGCACTTCCGAGCTCTACGGCCTGGTGCAGGAGATCCCCCAGAAAGAAACCACGCCCTTCTACCCGCGCAGCCCCTATGGCGTAGCCAAGCTGTATGCCTACTGGATCACTGTTAACTATCGCGAAGCCTATGGCATGTATGCCTGCAATGGCATCTTGTTTAACCACGAATCACCGCGGCGTGGTGAAACGTTTGTGACGCGCAAAATCACTCGGGGGCTAGCGCGGATCAATGAAGGATTGGAGGATTGCCTCTATATGGGCAACCTCGATTCGCTGCGCGATTGGGGCCATGCCAGGGATTATGTGGAGATGCAGTGGCGGATGCTGCAGCAGCCCGGCACTCCGGAAGATTTTGTGATTGCCACGGGCCGGCAGGAATCGGTGCGGCGCTTCATTGAGCTGGCCGCCGCTGAGCTGGGTTGGGGTGCAATCGAGTGGCAGGGCAGCGGCATAGAAGAAGTGGGGCGGCGCAGCAGCGGTGAGGTGGTGGTGCGGATCGATCCGCGCTATTTCCGCCCGGCGGAGGTGGAAACCTTGCTGGGCGATCCCACCAAGGCGTGGGAGAAGCGGGTCTGGACGCCGCCGTCCACGGGGTTTGGCGGCTTTGGGTTGCAGGCGGCCTGA